A window of the Euzebyales bacterium genome harbors these coding sequences:
- a CDS encoding trypsin-like peptidase domain-containing protein, with product MTRTDHGADTGATSGVAAARPPVFPRVPTVRRRSRGGRRLVSTVVIAGLAGGVVAIAADRRLAPEPAPTPVVAGLSDEPAQRAPTDEMAQGTVARVAAAVLPSVVRINQAMTDRFEGAGNGSGVVYRSDGLIVTNNHVVEAPGGIEVVFADGRSMAAEIVGTDPLNDLAVIRVDRDDLTPIVLGGSPKPRVGDLAIAVGSPFGLDATVTVGVVSALGRGIHAGPEGGGDGVYLPEVLQTDAPINPGNSGGALVDRSGHLMGVNSAILTSGQAANAGVGFAIPVDTVVDVADELIATGRVRHPLLGVSGGPVGGQAAERLGVGAGAWIHEVTPGTPAARAGLAPDDVIVGVDDRAIASMEELSIAIRDRDVGDRVTIAYVRSRERRRVEVVLVERTTTDPQ from the coding sequence ATGACGCGGACCGACCACGGCGCCGACACCGGCGCCACGTCCGGCGTCGCCGCGGCCCGGCCGCCTGTGTTCCCGCGTGTGCCGACCGTCCGCCGCCGCAGCCGCGGGGGCCGGCGCCTGGTGTCGACGGTCGTGATCGCCGGTCTGGCCGGCGGCGTCGTGGCCATCGCCGCGGACAGGAGGCTGGCGCCTGAACCGGCGCCGACACCCGTCGTCGCGGGCCTGTCCGACGAGCCGGCGCAGCGGGCACCCACCGACGAGATGGCGCAGGGCACGGTGGCGCGCGTCGCGGCCGCCGTGCTGCCGTCCGTCGTGCGCATCAACCAGGCGATGACGGACCGGTTCGAGGGCGCCGGCAACGGTTCGGGCGTCGTGTACCGCTCGGACGGTCTGATCGTGACCAACAACCACGTGGTCGAGGCGCCCGGTGGCATCGAGGTCGTGTTCGCCGACGGCCGTTCGATGGCCGCCGAGATCGTGGGCACCGATCCGCTCAACGACCTCGCGGTGATCCGCGTCGACCGTGACGATCTGACGCCGATCGTGCTCGGCGGGTCCCCCAAGCCGCGCGTCGGCGACCTCGCGATCGCCGTCGGCAGTCCGTTCGGTCTCGACGCCACGGTGACGGTCGGCGTCGTCAGCGCGCTCGGCCGCGGCATCCACGCGGGCCCCGAGGGCGGCGGTGACGGGGTGTACCTGCCCGAGGTACTGCAGACCGACGCCCCGATCAACCCGGGCAACTCCGGCGGCGCGCTCGTCGACCGGTCCGGGCACCTGATGGGCGTCAACAGTGCGATCCTGACGTCGGGTCAGGCCGCCAACGCAGGGGTCGGGTTCGCCATACCGGTCGACACGGTCGTCGACGTCGCCGACGAGCTGATCGCCACGGGACGTGTCCGTCACCCACTGCTCGGCGTCAGCGGTGGACCCGTCGGCGGACAGGCCGCCGAGCGGCTCGGGGTCGGCGCCGGTGCGTGGATCCACGAGGTGACCCCGGGCACGCCTGCCGCGCGCGCCGGCCTGGCGCCCGACGACGTGATCGTCGGCGTCGACGACCGGGCGATCGCGTCGATGGAGGAGCTGTCGATCGCCATCCGTGACCGCGACGTCGGTGACCGCGTGACCATCGCCTACGTCCGCAGCCGCGAGCGCCGACGCGTCGAGGTGGTGCTGGTCGAGCGCACGACGACGGATCCGCAGTAG
- a CDS encoding O-methyltransferase, which produces MGTTTATAIDIDASAPPEDDALRSARALSEGAGIAPVTHLGGAWLRWFAGMRPARDVVELGTGVGYSALWLLAGMHPRGMLTTIEPDADLQASAQRVLGRAGHGQRVRSILGSALTVLPRLADDAYDLVFIDAVPDEYPDYLPHATRLLRPGGLLIADRVLDGVGADDGGGVRTFADLVRDDPALDGQLLPVGDGMLVAARTAPA; this is translated from the coding sequence GTGGGCACCACAACAGCGACGGCCATCGACATCGACGCGTCCGCACCGCCGGAGGACGACGCGTTGCGCTCCGCGCGCGCACTCAGCGAGGGCGCCGGCATCGCACCTGTCACGCACCTGGGTGGCGCATGGCTGCGCTGGTTCGCGGGCATGCGCCCGGCGCGCGACGTCGTGGAGCTCGGCACCGGCGTCGGCTACAGCGCGTTGTGGCTGCTGGCGGGCATGCATCCGCGCGGCATGCTGACCACGATCGAGCCGGACGCCGACCTGCAGGCCAGCGCGCAGCGCGTCCTGGGTCGCGCCGGCCACGGCCAGCGGGTGCGCAGCATCCTCGGCTCGGCGCTGACGGTGCTGCCGCGGCTCGCCGACGACGCCTACGACCTGGTCTTCATCGACGCGGTGCCCGACGAGTATCCCGACTACCTCCCGCACGCGACGCGGCTGCTCCGGCCCGGCGGGCTGCTGATCGCCGACCGCGTGCTGGACGGCGTCGGGGCCGATGACGGCGGGGGCGTGCGCACGTTCGCCGACCTGGTCCGCGACGACCCGGCGCTGGACGGTCAGCTGCTGCCCGTCGGCGACGGGATGCTGGTGGCGGCCAGGACCGCGCCGGCCTGA
- a CDS encoding hotdog domain-containing protein gives MVVELPDACVPGRRASVDLRVAQDDTAAALGSGDVDVLGTPRVLAIAEEASRRALGDCLGPELTTVGSWVEIEHKAPSHVGDDVRADAVLLGVHGRRLEFSVTVTSGDTEVAHIRHRRKIVERAKFGQAGRATP, from the coding sequence GTGGTGGTTGAGCTCCCCGATGCGTGCGTGCCAGGCCGTCGCGCGAGCGTCGACCTCCGCGTGGCGCAGGACGACACCGCCGCGGCACTCGGCTCGGGCGACGTCGACGTGCTCGGCACGCCGCGGGTCCTGGCGATCGCGGAAGAGGCGTCCCGCCGCGCACTGGGAGACTGCCTCGGCCCTGAGCTGACGACGGTCGGCTCCTGGGTGGAGATCGAGCACAAGGCACCGAGCCACGTCGGTGACGACGTGCGGGCCGACGCCGTCCTGCTGGGCGTGCACGGCCGGAGGCTGGAGTTCTCGGTCACGGTCACCTCGGGAGACACGGAGGTCGCCCACATCCGGCACCGGCGCAAGATCGTGGAGCGGGCGAAGTTCGGCCAGGCCGGTCGCGCCACACCCTAG
- a CDS encoding leucyl aminopeptidase, with the protein MTDIRTAPTTTDAGASVVACFVAQDEDEQPVIGRDLTALAEAAGVDIAAALDALHLTGAVDEVGRVPVQVDDTTALVLAVGVGDRAEVGADALRRGAAAAARQATRDATLAVIVPGDVGGQLDATTAARAVAEGAGLGAYAYTTYRTKNHDAVRLDGIVVVPGAGVDPDAVERGVRLARVIVDTTSIARDLINTPPAFKRPPDLADRVVSLTADTPVTSRVLAADELEQGGFGGLIGVGRGSSTEPRLVELTYAGTADDGDGVHVVLVGKGITFDSGGLSLKPSASMSTMKSDMSGAAAVVGTVLAAARLGVAPRVTGLLALAENMPGGDATRVSDVLTHRNGTTVEVMNTDAEGRLVLADALAYGVELEPDAMVDLATLTGGQIVALGNRIAALMGSDDDLLDALEAAAGRAGERLWRLPLPADYREQLRSEVADLRNIGKPREAQSIVAGLFLSEFVGDVPWAHLDIAGPAFSDSGDGPLVPKGATGFGVRTLVAWLEALS; encoded by the coding sequence ATGACCGACATCCGGACCGCCCCGACCACGACCGACGCCGGGGCGTCGGTCGTCGCCTGCTTCGTCGCGCAGGATGAGGACGAACAGCCGGTCATCGGACGCGATCTGACCGCCCTCGCGGAAGCGGCGGGCGTGGACATCGCCGCCGCGCTCGACGCGTTGCACCTCACCGGTGCCGTCGACGAGGTCGGCCGCGTCCCGGTGCAGGTCGACGACACCACGGCCCTCGTGCTGGCGGTGGGCGTGGGCGACCGGGCCGAGGTCGGCGCCGATGCGCTGCGTCGCGGCGCCGCCGCCGCGGCCAGGCAGGCGACCCGCGACGCCACCCTGGCCGTGATCGTGCCCGGTGACGTGGGCGGGCAGCTCGACGCGACCACCGCGGCTCGCGCCGTCGCCGAAGGTGCGGGTCTCGGCGCCTACGCCTACACGACCTACCGGACCAAGAACCACGACGCGGTGCGCCTGGACGGCATCGTCGTCGTGCCGGGTGCGGGCGTCGACCCCGACGCGGTCGAACGCGGCGTGCGCCTCGCCAGGGTGATCGTCGATACGACCAGCATCGCCCGCGACCTGATCAACACGCCGCCCGCGTTCAAACGGCCACCGGATCTGGCGGACAGGGTCGTGTCGCTCACCGCCGACACACCCGTCACCTCCCGCGTGCTCGCGGCCGACGAGCTCGAGCAGGGCGGCTTCGGCGGCCTGATCGGCGTCGGACGCGGATCGTCGACCGAACCACGGCTGGTCGAGCTCACCTACGCCGGGACGGCGGATGACGGTGATGGCGTGCACGTCGTCCTCGTCGGGAAGGGCATCACGTTCGACAGCGGCGGACTGTCCCTCAAGCCGTCGGCGTCGATGTCGACCATGAAGAGCGACATGAGCGGTGCCGCGGCCGTCGTGGGGACCGTGCTGGCCGCGGCACGGCTGGGGGTCGCGCCTCGGGTCACCGGACTGCTGGCACTCGCCGAGAACATGCCGGGCGGCGATGCGACGCGGGTGTCCGACGTGCTGACCCACCGCAACGGCACGACGGTCGAGGTCATGAACACCGACGCCGAGGGTCGGTTGGTGCTCGCGGACGCGCTGGCCTACGGCGTCGAGCTCGAGCCGGACGCGATGGTCGATCTCGCCACGCTGACCGGCGGTCAGATCGTGGCGCTCGGCAACCGCATCGCCGCGCTGATGGGCTCCGACGACGACCTGCTCGACGCGTTGGAGGCCGCCGCGGGCCGGGCGGGTGAGCGGTTGTGGCGGCTCCCGCTCCCGGCGGACTACCGTGAGCAGCTCCGCAGCGAGGTGGCCGACCTGCGCAACATCGGCAAGCCGCGCGAGGCCCAGAGCATCGTCGCCGGCCTGTTCCTGTCGGAGTTCGTCGGGGACGTGCCGTGGGCCCACCTCGACATCGCCGGACCGGCGTTCTCCGACAGCGGCGACGGCCCGCTGGTGCCCAAGGGTGCCACCGGCTTCGGTGTGCGGACCCTCGTGGCGTGGCTCGAGGCCCTGTCATGA
- a CDS encoding cupin domain-containing protein, whose protein sequence is MQPSAADLRDHVAFDPARAVRSRVHETDLLAVDMLCLEPGQQLAARTYDESDTVYVVIGGRAWVVTDDEEVTLGPLQTVLIPAGTPHGLRNDSPDPLLLQTVTALPVSAPAAVSPGAG, encoded by the coding sequence ATGCAACCCTCCGCCGCCGATCTGCGCGACCACGTCGCCTTCGATCCCGCCCGCGCCGTGCGGTCCCGCGTGCACGAGACCGACCTGCTGGCCGTTGACATGCTGTGCCTGGAACCCGGCCAGCAGCTCGCGGCGCGGACGTACGACGAGTCGGACACCGTCTACGTGGTCATCGGTGGGCGCGCCTGGGTCGTCACCGACGACGAGGAGGTGACGCTCGGTCCGCTGCAGACCGTGCTGATCCCGGCCGGCACTCCGCATGGGCTGCGCAACGACTCACCGGACCCACTGCTCCTGCAGACCGTCACGGCGCTGCCCGTGTCCGCGCCGGCTGCGGTCAGTCCCGGCGCGGGATGA
- a CDS encoding DUF3151 domain-containing protein, translating into MASDLPLQGVTPTHLPADDPETVAALADAVADGRLEALRTVVRAHPACLDAWARLGMAAFDAGDDVGAYACARVGYHRGLDAIRRAGWRGQGAVPWSHEPNRGFLRSLWLLGTAAAAIGETDEAQRCAVFLQELARDHDLPAVPTSGDAG; encoded by the coding sequence ATGGCATCCGACCTACCACTGCAGGGTGTGACGCCGACCCACCTGCCGGCCGACGATCCGGAGACCGTCGCGGCGCTCGCCGACGCGGTCGCAGACGGCCGTCTGGAGGCGCTGCGCACGGTCGTCCGCGCGCACCCGGCGTGCCTCGACGCCTGGGCGCGGCTGGGCATGGCGGCGTTCGACGCGGGCGACGACGTCGGGGCCTACGCGTGCGCACGCGTCGGCTACCACCGGGGGCTCGACGCCATCCGACGTGCCGGCTGGCGTGGTCAGGGAGCGGTCCCGTGGTCGCACGAACCGAACCGCGGCTTCCTGCGCAGCCTGTGGCTGCTGGGCACGGCGGCGGCCGCCATCGGCGAGACCGACGAGGCCCAACGGTGCGCCGTGTTCCTCCAGGAGCTCGCTCGCGATCATGACCTTCCCGCTGTTCCGACGTCCGGCGACGCCGGCTGA
- a CDS encoding alpha/beta fold hydrolase, with the protein MFTQVNGVNHHYRSLGEGPPIVLVHGLGGALDVWHGVAELLALHHHVVTLDLRGHGRTPAGRAQLSIKSWAQDVAGLMGALELPAATVVGHSMGSLIAQHMALTTPDLVDQLVLVGGISYFEPPDRQAYEQRAKAVDDNGLDDIVDDWLEGALSPRTHARLPQISGLLRHLFLSNDPKSYAKACRALAKMPSIGREQIGQPTLLLVGDHDRSTPLRMTEQLHRDIPVSRVQVVPSASHWMTIEHPDVIAAAILQFLT; encoded by the coding sequence ATGTTCACTCAAGTCAACGGCGTCAACCACCACTACCGCAGCCTCGGCGAAGGCCCGCCGATCGTCCTCGTCCACGGGCTCGGCGGCGCGTTGGACGTGTGGCACGGTGTCGCCGAGCTGCTGGCGCTGCACCACCACGTCGTGACGCTCGACCTGCGTGGGCACGGGCGTACGCCGGCCGGACGGGCGCAGCTCAGCATCAAGTCCTGGGCGCAGGACGTCGCCGGGCTGATGGGCGCGCTCGAGCTGCCCGCAGCCACCGTCGTGGGCCACTCGATGGGCTCGCTGATCGCGCAGCACATGGCGCTGACGACACCGGACCTCGTCGATCAGCTCGTGCTCGTCGGCGGCATCAGCTACTTCGAGCCGCCGGACAGGCAGGCCTACGAGCAGCGCGCGAAGGCGGTCGACGACAACGGGCTCGACGACATCGTCGACGACTGGCTGGAGGGCGCGCTGTCCCCGCGCACGCACGCACGGCTGCCGCAGATCAGCGGCCTGCTGCGTCACCTGTTCCTCAGCAACGACCCCAAGAGCTACGCGAAGGCGTGCCGGGCGCTGGCGAAGATGCCGTCGATCGGACGCGAGCAGATCGGACAGCCGACGCTGCTGCTGGTCGGCGACCACGACCGCTCCACGCCGTTGCGGATGACCGAGCAGCTGCACCGCGACATCCCGGTGTCGCGCGTGCAGGTCGTGCCGTCGGCGTCGCACTGGATGACCATCGAGCACCCGGACGTCATCGCCGCCGCGATCCTGCAGTTCCTCACCTGA
- a CDS encoding HAMP domain-containing sensor histidine kinase: protein MLQRYGSRGAFDGSVHARRSSARCTIVRAVPVAVPAPLLLAFAVGPRGSAALIIGVAVVGAALIAAAAARWCAERRMRSEMEQHERELAHTKRQILGLVSHELRTPVTGVVGFSRTLSGRLEQLDRGTLRLFVDAIDEHANRLARLIDNVVVASRTPLVVVGRTCQLSQVLSQAVTRAGIGDDTSRLRVALRGALNARMDEEAAIRIVANLIDNAVKFGEPGGCIGVEGAERDGRVVLRVSNAGPAIPLGLRAALYEPFVQGDPTDTRSADGLGLGLHVCRQLVEAYGGSIDLIDDPQLIVFEVNLPAAYELQPDAAHGRVTGLRHRPDPVPDAPTVVPDHPPPTIRREQVG from the coding sequence GTGCTCCAGCGATACGGTTCCCGCGGTGCGTTCGATGGATCCGTCCACGCGCGTCGCTCCAGCGCCCGCTGCACCATCGTCCGCGCCGTCCCGGTCGCGGTGCCCGCGCCGCTGCTGCTGGCGTTCGCCGTCGGACCACGTGGTTCGGCTGCGCTCATCATCGGCGTCGCCGTCGTCGGTGCGGCGCTGATCGCGGCCGCCGCCGCGCGGTGGTGCGCCGAGCGACGGATGCGCAGCGAGATGGAGCAGCACGAGCGCGAGCTCGCGCACACCAAGCGCCAGATCCTCGGCCTCGTCTCGCACGAGCTGCGCACCCCGGTGACCGGTGTGGTCGGGTTCTCCCGCACGCTGTCGGGTCGGCTCGAGCAGCTCGACCGGGGCACGCTGCGGCTGTTCGTCGACGCGATCGACGAGCACGCCAACCGTCTCGCCCGCCTGATCGACAACGTCGTCGTCGCGTCCCGCACGCCGCTCGTCGTCGTCGGCAGGACGTGCCAGCTGTCGCAGGTCCTGTCCCAGGCCGTCACCAGGGCGGGCATCGGTGACGACACCTCACGTCTGCGCGTCGCACTGCGGGGTGCGCTGAACGCCCGCATGGACGAGGAGGCGGCGATCCGCATCGTGGCCAACCTCATCGACAACGCGGTCAAGTTCGGAGAACCCGGCGGCTGCATCGGCGTCGAGGGCGCGGAACGCGATGGGCGGGTCGTGCTGCGGGTGTCGAACGCTGGACCGGCGATCCCGCTGGGCCTGCGGGCGGCGCTGTACGAACCGTTCGTCCAAGGCGATCCGACCGACACGCGCTCGGCGGACGGGCTCGGCCTCGGACTGCACGTGTGCCGGCAGCTCGTCGAGGCGTACGGCGGCAGCATCGACCTGATCGACGACCCGCAGCTGATCGTCTTCGAGGTCAACCTTCCAGCCGCGTACGAGCTGCAGCCGGACGCGGCACACGGCCGCGTCACGGGGCTGCGTCACCGACCCGATCCGGTCCCGGACGCGCCGACCGTGGTCCCCGACCATCCCCCGCCCACCATCCGCCGGGAGCAGGTGGGCTGA